The Tamandua tetradactyla isolate mTamTet1 chromosome 8, mTamTet1.pri, whole genome shotgun sequence genome includes a window with the following:
- the LOC143643267 gene encoding olfactory receptor 8D4-like — protein MRNHSTVTEFVLSGLTDQAELQLPLFCLFLGIYMVTMVGNLGMISIIGLNAQLHTPMYFFLSCLSFIDVCYSSVITPKLLAGLLYRGKMISYSGCMTQLFFFSIFIISEFYTLAVMAYDRYVAICNPLLYNVIMSPRVCSLLVAAVFSVGFIDAMIHGGCILRLSFCGTNIIRHYFCDIIPLIKLSCSSTYIDELLILVIGGFNMVTTSLTIVISYAFILSSIFRVNSKEGRSKAFSTCSSHLTAVLIFYGSLMFMYLKPTSSSSVTQEKVSSVIYTTVIPMLNPLIYSLRNREVQNALRKLLRRRISS, from the coding sequence ATGAGAAATCATTCCACAGTGACCGAGTTTGTTCTCTCAGGATTAACTGACCAAGCAGAGCTTCAGCTGCctcttttctgcctcttcttGGGGATATACATGGTCACAATGGTGGGAAACCTTGGCATGATCTCAATAATTGGGTTGAATGCTCaacttcacacccccatgtactttttcctcagttgtttgtcttttatagaTGTTTGTTATTCTTCGGTCATCACCCCCAAATTGCTGGCAGGGCTTTTATACAGAGGTAAAATGATCTCCTATTCTGGATGCATGACTcagctgttttttttctctatttttatcatttctgaaTTCTACACATTGGCAGTAATGGCCTATGATCGCTACGTTGCCATCTGCAACCCTCTCCTCTACAACGTCATCATGTCCCCTCGGGTCTGCTCTCTGCTGGTGGCTGCAGTCTTCTCAGTTGGTTTTATTGATGCCATGATTCATGGAGGTTGTATCTTAAGGCTGTCCTTCTGTGGAACAAACATCATTAGACACTATTTCTGTGACATCATTCCCCTTATTAAACTCTCCTGTTCTAGCACTTACATTGATGAGCTTTTGATTTTAGTCATTGGTGGATTTAACATGGTAACTACCAGCCTGACCATCGTCATCTCGTATGCTTTTATCCTTTCCAGCATCTTCCGCGTCAACTCTAAAGAGGGCAGGTCCAAGGCATTTAGCACCTGCAGCTCCCACCTGACAGCTGTTCTTATATTTTATGGCTCTCTCATGTTCATGTATCTCAAACCCACTTCCAGCAGTTCAGTCACCCAGGAGAAGGTGTCCTCAGTTATTTACACCACCGTGATTCCCATGCTGAATCCCCTGATATATAGTCTGCGGAACAGGGAAGTACAAAATGCACTGAGGAAACTCTTAAGAAGAAGAATATCTTCATAA